One Bdellovibrio bacteriovorus str. Tiberius DNA segment encodes these proteins:
- a CDS encoding MBL fold metallo-hydrolase translates to MRLFKTVLIVLLVGCLLGVGGIAMVGCSSFGSLPSKEQAEAYQNSPNYDKERKVFVNRRPRLVEEMRKRTMNFSTTKEFLFGGDAERIPTEHLPEVKTDFANFNQAGDDFKVVWFGHSSVLMKLDGKNVLIDPVLSTSTGPFGFMMKRFQKPVIELSELPEIDVIIVSHDHWDHLDMDSIKFFKNKATRFVVPLGVAAHLTGWGIEASRIQELDWWQGVEIAGIKFTATPAQHFSGRGLTNQNKSLWASWVIKSSKHNIYFCADSGYDTHFKDIGEKMGPFDLAFIENGQYNEKWREVHLLPDESIQAFKDLNAKRYFPIHWGMFSLALHSWSEPIEKISAATTRDGISLVAPQIGEVVTINDQYVTQTWWKKNSNAKAD, encoded by the coding sequence ATGCGTCTATTTAAAACGGTCCTGATTGTACTGCTGGTGGGTTGTCTATTGGGTGTAGGAGGAATTGCGATGGTGGGTTGTTCTTCATTTGGATCTTTGCCTTCAAAAGAACAGGCAGAGGCTTATCAAAATTCTCCGAACTATGACAAAGAAAGAAAAGTTTTTGTGAATCGTCGTCCACGTCTGGTGGAAGAAATGCGCAAGCGCACGATGAATTTCTCAACGACCAAGGAATTCCTGTTCGGCGGGGATGCGGAAAGAATTCCGACAGAGCATTTGCCAGAGGTCAAAACGGACTTTGCCAATTTCAATCAGGCTGGTGATGACTTCAAGGTGGTTTGGTTCGGGCATTCCAGCGTACTGATGAAGCTGGATGGAAAAAATGTTCTGATCGATCCGGTGCTTTCAACATCCACCGGACCTTTTGGATTTATGATGAAACGATTCCAAAAGCCGGTGATTGAGCTTTCTGAATTGCCTGAAATTGATGTGATCATTGTGTCCCATGATCACTGGGATCATCTGGACATGGACTCAATCAAATTCTTTAAAAACAAAGCCACACGTTTCGTGGTTCCGCTGGGGGTTGCCGCACACCTGACGGGCTGGGGCATTGAAGCCAGTCGGATCCAGGAATTGGACTGGTGGCAGGGTGTGGAGATTGCCGGTATCAAGTTCACCGCAACACCGGCCCAGCATTTCTCTGGACGGGGTTTGACGAATCAGAACAAGTCCCTGTGGGCTTCATGGGTGATTAAAAGCTCCAAGCACAACATTTATTTCTGTGCGGACTCTGGTTATGACACTCACTTCAAGGATATTGGTGAAAAGATGGGGCCTTTTGATTTGGCCTTTATTGAAAATGGTCAGTACAACGAAAAGTGGCGCGAAGTCCACCTGTTGCCGGATGAATCCATTCAGGCCTTTAAGGATCTGAATGCGAAAAGATATTTCCCGATTCACTGGGGTATGTTCTCGTTGGCGTTGCATTCCTGGTCCGAGCCTATCGAAAAAATCTCGGCAGCGACGACTCGTGATGGGATTTCTTTGGTTGCGCCACAGATCGGCGAGGTCGTGACGATCAACGATCAGTACGTGACTCAAACTTGGTGGAAGAAAAACAGCAACGCCAAGGCGGACTAA
- a CDS encoding LysR family transcriptional regulator has product MKPGLDLNLLFIIESLYRTSNISKTADELNMSQSAASHALAKLRDHFNDPLFVRVPKGMSATQTAKNMRAAVEAFTQQARALAQQSEKFDPKKAQGRINIATTDMVEVILAPALLKRLKTEAPGLQISFRPTGGDLPKPELESGVYDLAIAGFYKNMPEGFYQVKVYEDGFSTAYRRNHPIIQGTLKAAQFYECDHALITLQGDFKDGLRRRVNGRTLERHIAFGSYSFTGLAWTVASTDLVLTAPSLLLKKYAEHFPVLVQKCPVDIPKIEIRMIWHSLTHKDPLKAWFREVLKQEFQKLA; this is encoded by the coding sequence ATGAAGCCAGGCTTGGATTTAAACCTGTTATTTATCATTGAAAGTCTGTATCGGACGTCCAACATCTCAAAAACAGCCGATGAACTGAATATGAGTCAGTCCGCTGCAAGCCATGCCCTGGCCAAACTGCGCGATCATTTTAATGATCCTCTGTTTGTTCGCGTTCCCAAAGGCATGTCAGCCACCCAAACAGCAAAGAACATGCGGGCTGCAGTTGAAGCCTTCACCCAACAAGCACGCGCCCTCGCCCAACAGTCGGAAAAGTTCGATCCCAAGAAAGCCCAAGGGCGCATCAATATCGCGACCACGGACATGGTTGAAGTGATTTTAGCGCCAGCCCTGTTAAAAAGACTGAAAACTGAAGCCCCGGGGTTGCAAATATCTTTCCGCCCCACCGGCGGAGATCTGCCAAAGCCCGAGCTTGAAAGTGGCGTGTATGACCTGGCCATTGCCGGCTTCTATAAAAACATGCCCGAAGGCTTTTATCAGGTGAAGGTCTATGAAGACGGATTTTCCACCGCCTATCGCAGAAATCATCCCATTATCCAAGGGACACTAAAAGCTGCGCAGTTTTACGAGTGCGATCATGCCCTGATCACACTTCAGGGAGATTTTAAAGACGGTCTGCGCAGACGTGTGAACGGAAGGACCCTGGAACGCCATATTGCATTTGGATCCTACAGCTTCACCGGACTGGCGTGGACGGTCGCTTCGACGGACTTGGTACTTACTGCGCCTTCGCTGTTATTGAAAAAGTATGCCGAACATTTCCCGGTGCTGGTGCAAAAGTGCCCGGTCGATATTCCGAAGATCGAGATTCGTATGATCTGGCATTCTTTGACTCACAAAGATCCCCTTAAAGCCTGGTTTCGCGAGGTCTTAAAACAAGAATTCCAAAAGTTGGCGTAA
- a CDS encoding LysR family transcriptional regulator, with translation MQSDQLDGLIALKLVAEKRNFTAAATELGISASAVSQAIKQLESRLGVALLSRTTRSTSLTEAGDQFLAQAGPALDQILAALSNVGTYAQKPSGLLRLNMPRMIYPWFLAPLIVSFRKKYPEVAVELFFEDATSDVIGQGFDAGIRLSDVLAKDMVAMKLIGPVRFVPVASPKYLNKAGRPKHPKDLLSHDCIVARLNTDRIYDRWEFEQKGTEFQVQVKPALIFNDSVQALRAAVDGLGIMYAAEEVVGDQLAAGKLELVLNQFSTSSTGFYLYYSKRSQVLPKLRAFIEHLKSEGVV, from the coding sequence ATGCAAAGTGATCAGCTGGATGGACTTATTGCGCTGAAGCTGGTGGCGGAGAAAAGAAACTTCACCGCCGCTGCCACAGAGTTGGGCATTTCGGCCTCGGCAGTCAGTCAGGCCATCAAGCAGCTGGAAAGTCGCTTGGGGGTTGCACTGCTCAGTCGCACCACCCGCAGCACCAGTCTGACAGAGGCTGGGGATCAGTTCCTGGCCCAGGCGGGGCCTGCGTTGGATCAGATTCTGGCGGCTCTTTCCAATGTCGGCACTTACGCTCAGAAGCCGTCCGGACTTTTGCGGCTGAATATGCCACGCATGATATATCCGTGGTTTTTAGCGCCTCTTATTGTGAGCTTCCGAAAAAAGTATCCCGAAGTCGCAGTGGAGTTGTTCTTTGAAGACGCCACCTCGGATGTGATTGGCCAGGGTTTTGATGCGGGCATCAGGCTGTCGGATGTGTTGGCAAAGGACATGGTCGCGATGAAGCTGATCGGGCCAGTGCGTTTTGTGCCGGTGGCGTCCCCGAAGTATCTGAATAAAGCCGGTCGTCCGAAGCACCCCAAGGATCTGTTAAGTCATGATTGCATTGTGGCCCGTTTGAACACCGATCGGATTTATGACCGGTGGGAGTTTGAACAAAAAGGCACAGAGTTTCAGGTGCAGGTGAAGCCCGCTTTGATCTTTAATGATTCTGTGCAGGCTTTACGTGCGGCCGTTGATGGCTTGGGCATTATGTATGCGGCAGAAGAAGTCGTGGGTGATCAGCTGGCTGCTGGAAAACTGGAACTGGTGCTGAATCAGTTTTCGACCAGCAGTACGGGATTTTATTTGTATTACTCAAAACGCTCTCAGGTTCTGCCGAAACTAAGAGCGTTTATAGAACACCTCAAGTCAGAAGGCGTGGTGTAA
- a CDS encoding alpha/beta fold hydrolase, whose product MKQLETIVLLPGFLCDERLWAPLVPVFSEHYNVRVVDLKHPQNLDAMIEEVGKTADKTFHLVGFSMGGYIAETFATRFPERILSLSLIAASVGALSEKTRAARLKMVVLLKRGKYNGISEKEMDRYIHPDFLNDPQVVGPVMQMSADFSSEQYINQTLATVDRVDQGAALQELSFPVLIVAAANDRVVPFDSLKNRHAQITRSKFHVIEHCGHYVPLEQPKLLGHAILDFVGR is encoded by the coding sequence ATGAAGCAACTTGAAACTATTGTATTGCTGCCGGGATTTTTGTGTGATGAAAGGCTTTGGGCCCCTCTGGTGCCGGTTTTTTCTGAACACTACAATGTTCGAGTGGTGGATTTGAAGCATCCTCAGAATCTGGATGCCATGATCGAAGAAGTTGGCAAGACAGCCGACAAGACATTTCATCTGGTCGGCTTTTCCATGGGTGGGTATATCGCTGAAACATTTGCGACCCGCTTTCCTGAACGAATTCTGTCTTTATCCCTTATAGCTGCAAGTGTGGGTGCCCTGTCTGAAAAAACACGGGCGGCGCGCCTGAAAATGGTGGTTCTGTTAAAGCGCGGAAAATACAACGGCATCTCGGAAAAAGAGATGGATCGTTATATTCACCCGGATTTTCTGAACGATCCCCAGGTTGTGGGACCTGTCATGCAGATGAGTGCGGATTTTTCCTCTGAACAGTATATCAACCAAACCCTGGCCACTGTGGACCGAGTCGATCAAGGTGCGGCTTTGCAGGAGCTTTCGTTCCCGGTGTTGATTGTCGCCGCTGCCAATGACCGCGTGGTTCCTTTTGATTCCCTCAAAAACCGCCATGCCCAGATAACTCGATCCAAGTTTCACGTGATTGAGCATTGCGGGCACTATGTGCCTTTGGAACAGCCCAAACTGCTGGGTCATGCCATTCTTGATTTTGTTGGAAGGTAA
- a CDS encoding LysR family transcriptional regulator, with protein MDIGRVRYFQVFAETGSLVKASEVLHVSQPALSKALRLLEQEVGAKLLEPEGRGLRLTPAGQRFKNETAGLLDQWLKIPENLLRSDAEKSPYRLGSFEVFTTYFLGHLMKSVDLGPLELHEYRPGRLEQAIADGVVDIGITYAPIPKAGVDFAEVTKIKMGIFGLKKFRSQSWSELPFVVPLLPTQGTPSKVQGLDGWPDHEYNRQILYRVTMMESALELCRQGACVAYLPEFVVSLHNKAILPEFRLIELESPLPQKERKQSVFLIQRKNNVESTLYRQIAKSLRNLS; from the coding sequence ATGGATATAGGACGTGTTCGTTACTTTCAGGTGTTTGCAGAGACTGGATCGCTGGTAAAGGCGTCAGAGGTGTTGCACGTGTCGCAACCGGCCCTGTCCAAAGCTTTACGTTTGTTGGAACAGGAGGTAGGCGCAAAGCTACTGGAACCTGAAGGACGGGGATTGCGCCTGACTCCAGCGGGGCAGCGCTTTAAAAATGAAACGGCTGGTCTGCTGGATCAATGGCTCAAAATCCCGGAAAATCTGCTGCGTTCCGATGCGGAAAAAAGTCCTTATCGTCTGGGCTCTTTCGAGGTTTTCACCACTTATTTCCTTGGCCATTTGATGAAGTCAGTCGATCTGGGGCCATTGGAACTGCATGAGTATCGTCCGGGGCGACTGGAGCAGGCGATTGCGGATGGCGTGGTGGATATCGGTATTACCTATGCGCCCATTCCAAAGGCGGGTGTGGATTTTGCTGAGGTTACTAAAATAAAAATGGGAATCTTTGGCCTGAAGAAATTTAGAAGCCAGAGTTGGAGTGAGTTGCCCTTTGTTGTACCCTTGTTGCCGACGCAGGGAACGCCGTCAAAGGTGCAGGGCCTGGATGGCTGGCCGGATCATGAATACAATAGGCAAATTCTTTACCGTGTCACCATGATGGAATCGGCTTTGGAACTATGCCGCCAGGGGGCGTGCGTGGCTTATCTGCCCGAGTTCGTGGTAAGTCTTCATAATAAAGCAATTCTGCCAGAATTTCGCCTGATAGAGCTGGAGTCCCCTCTTCCTCAAAAAGAGCGAAAGCAGAGCGTGTTTTTGATTCAACGAAAGAACAATGTCGAAAGTACACTGTACCGGCAGATTGCCAAGAGCCTGCGTAACCTGAGTTAA
- a CDS encoding enzyme of sugar metabolism, whose translation MTQTWGIIGMGWLGQKLSENLSQKGVENWGTRSQDFDWGRDDFPAKSCDVLFLNTPPLVQIAPEAFVAKIPTGDYRRIIFISSISVYGHQAGRITEQAKTLPSTDSARWLVAVEMLLSKKFKDHVTVIRPGGLIGGDRHPAKSLSQSQRSCAGNAPVNLIHRDDLVQIIVAVAEAEAAPSVINAVTPFHPTKKEYYSEWTAKLGIAPVQFTEMQEPAKIVSSDVLPKMYPDWLCPRLD comes from the coding sequence ATGACGCAAACGTGGGGCATCATCGGCATGGGATGGCTGGGACAGAAGTTGTCCGAGAATTTAAGTCAAAAAGGTGTTGAAAACTGGGGCACCCGCAGTCAGGACTTTGACTGGGGACGTGATGATTTTCCGGCCAAATCCTGTGATGTGCTGTTTCTGAACACACCGCCGCTGGTGCAAATCGCCCCCGAAGCCTTCGTTGCCAAAATTCCGACAGGCGACTATCGCCGAATTATTTTTATCAGCTCTATTTCGGTCTATGGCCATCAAGCGGGTCGCATTACCGAGCAAGCCAAGACTCTGCCCAGTACAGACAGTGCGCGCTGGCTGGTGGCGGTGGAAATGCTTTTAAGTAAGAAGTTTAAAGACCACGTGACGGTGATTCGCCCCGGAGGTTTGATCGGTGGGGACCGGCACCCTGCCAAAAGTTTGTCACAAAGCCAGCGGTCCTGCGCGGGCAATGCTCCCGTGAATCTGATTCATCGTGACGATCTGGTGCAGATCATCGTTGCTGTCGCTGAAGCAGAAGCGGCACCGTCAGTCATCAACGCTGTTACTCCGTTTCATCCCACCAAAAAAGAATACTACAGCGAGTGGACAGCAAAGCTGGGGATTGCTCCAGTCCAATTCACTGAAATGCAAGAGCCTGCAAAGATTGTCAGCTCGGATGTTCTTCCTAAGATGTATCCAGATTGGTTGTGTCCACGCTTGGACTGA
- a CDS encoding S1 family peptidase, translating into MKAMLVLLLLMPVISSAVVGGKTLTDGSFRQTVALTYKALPNQSQGEVYCSGTLIGPRLVLTAAHCISLGAKAFKVTKEEFAQRTWIYIGDSPVEAKPMATPQFKVQRAVIYPPSDASHSDLAVLVLEQEVNLENYQIRPAPLMIAGKSLIGRELTHVGFGQTESKGPKGEKAAFSLPIRGLNGYNGLEVGEMFKPSPGACHGDSGGSAYVTDVDGKMKFVGVENAISNHPCGEAATFFVPVSENMLRWIRALNMPLFE; encoded by the coding sequence ATGAAAGCAATGTTGGTTTTGCTATTGTTGATGCCCGTGATAAGTTCTGCGGTCGTCGGGGGAAAGACCCTGACGGATGGGTCTTTCCGTCAGACGGTGGCTTTGACCTATAAAGCATTACCCAATCAATCCCAGGGTGAGGTCTATTGCAGCGGCACCTTGATTGGTCCGCGCTTGGTGTTGACGGCGGCCCATTGTATTTCTTTGGGAGCCAAAGCCTTTAAAGTCACCAAAGAAGAATTCGCCCAGCGCACGTGGATCTATATCGGGGATTCCCCCGTTGAAGCCAAACCCATGGCAACGCCGCAGTTCAAAGTTCAGCGGGCCGTGATTTATCCCCCAAGTGATGCCAGTCACAGCGACCTTGCGGTGTTGGTGCTGGAACAGGAAGTGAATCTTGAAAACTATCAGATCCGTCCGGCACCTCTGATGATTGCGGGTAAGTCTTTGATCGGCCGGGAGCTGACTCATGTCGGATTTGGTCAAACCGAAAGCAAAGGCCCTAAAGGTGAAAAGGCGGCGTTCAGCCTGCCAATTCGTGGTTTGAACGGATATAACGGTCTGGAAGTGGGCGAGATGTTTAAGCCAAGTCCCGGCGCTTGCCACGGGGATTCCGGGGGCAGTGCTTATGTGACTGACGTTGATGGCAAGATGAAGTTTGTCGGAGTGGAAAACGCCATTTCAAACCATCCGTGCGGGGAAGCGGCGACATTCTTTGTGCCTGTGTCCGAGAATATGCTGCGCTGGATTCGTGCTTTAAATATGCCTTTGTTCGAGTAA
- the fghA gene encoding S-formylglutathione hydrolase, translating into MNLTPLKTHKTFQGLTQFWEHDSAVTKTKMKFSTFIPEGKVKGCVIWLSGLTCTDENFITKAGAQKYLAEHQLMVICPDTSPRGLQLPGEHDSYDFGSGAGFYVDATVDGYKDHYKMYSYVNEELYSLIQKQFEVSAEHISIMGHSMGGHGALVLGLRNPGKYRSVSAFSPIVNPIQCPWGQKAFAGYLGNDGSTWSQYDATELVNSGARHPAKILIDQGTQDEFLQKGQLLTQNFEGACKTAGQPYEVNYREQYDHSYYFIATFVESHIKFHASV; encoded by the coding sequence ATGAATCTGACACCTTTAAAAACGCATAAAACATTCCAGGGACTGACTCAGTTCTGGGAGCACGACTCTGCTGTGACTAAAACCAAGATGAAGTTTTCAACTTTCATCCCCGAGGGTAAAGTCAAAGGCTGCGTGATCTGGCTTTCCGGTCTGACCTGCACGGATGAAAATTTCATCACCAAGGCGGGCGCGCAGAAATATCTGGCAGAGCACCAGTTGATGGTGATTTGTCCGGACACTTCGCCGCGTGGCTTGCAGCTTCCCGGAGAACATGACAGCTATGACTTCGGTTCCGGCGCGGGCTTTTACGTGGATGCGACAGTGGATGGTTATAAAGACCACTACAAGATGTACAGTTATGTGAATGAAGAGCTTTATTCCCTGATTCAGAAACAGTTTGAAGTTTCTGCCGAGCACATTTCCATCATGGGGCATTCCATGGGTGGGCATGGCGCTTTGGTTTTGGGTCTGCGCAATCCAGGCAAGTATCGCTCTGTCTCGGCGTTTTCACCGATTGTGAATCCGATTCAGTGTCCGTGGGGGCAAAAAGCCTTCGCAGGATATCTGGGGAACGACGGCAGTACGTGGTCGCAGTACGATGCCACAGAATTGGTAAATAGTGGGGCCCGTCATCCGGCCAAAATCCTGATTGATCAAGGGACGCAAGATGAGTTTCTGCAAAAAGGCCAGTTGCTGACTCAAAACTTTGAAGGTGCCTGCAAAACTGCGGGGCAGCCTTACGAAGTGAACTATCGGGAGCAGTACGACCATAGCTATTACTTCATTGCGACTTTCGTTGAAAGTCACATCAAGTTTCACGCAAGCGTTTAA
- a CDS encoding NAD(P)-dependent alcohol dehydrogenase, translating into MIQAKGMAAHTSKAPLKPYSFERRDPKDHDVVIDIKYCGICHSDIHMVRDEWGPGQFPMVPGHEIAGVVRAVGPKVTKYKVGDHVGVGCLVDSCAECAHCKQDLEQYCMDGQTLTYGSMERDGSGITQGGYSDVIVVKESFVVRIPDSLPLDKAAPLLCAGITLYSPLAHWKAGPGKKVAIMGLGGLGHMGVKLAKAMGAEVTVLSHSESKQDDTLKLGADRFILTKNADAFKDNALYFDLIINTVSSADLEMANYFSLLKLDGTLVSVGAPDKPLSVNVFPLILMRRSFAGSAIGGIKETQEMLDFCGKHNITPEIELISPEQVNVAYERVLKSDVRYRFVLDMGKI; encoded by the coding sequence ATGATCCAGGCTAAAGGCATGGCGGCCCACACCTCCAAAGCACCTCTGAAACCTTACTCTTTTGAGCGCCGTGATCCTAAAGATCATGACGTTGTTATCGACATCAAATACTGCGGCATTTGCCACTCTGACATTCACATGGTTCGCGACGAATGGGGCCCCGGCCAATTCCCCATGGTTCCCGGTCACGAAATCGCCGGCGTTGTTCGCGCCGTAGGTCCCAAAGTTACCAAATATAAAGTCGGCGATCATGTCGGCGTGGGCTGCCTGGTGGATTCTTGTGCCGAATGCGCCCACTGCAAACAGGATCTGGAACAATACTGCATGGACGGTCAAACTTTGACTTACGGATCCATGGAACGCGACGGTTCCGGTATCACTCAAGGTGGATACTCCGACGTGATTGTCGTCAAAGAAAGCTTCGTCGTGCGCATCCCTGATTCATTGCCATTGGATAAAGCAGCTCCCCTGCTGTGTGCGGGAATCACGCTGTATTCGCCACTGGCACACTGGAAGGCCGGCCCGGGCAAAAAAGTGGCTATCATGGGACTTGGCGGCCTTGGACACATGGGTGTGAAACTGGCCAAAGCCATGGGTGCGGAAGTCACAGTTCTTAGTCACTCTGAAAGCAAACAGGACGACACTTTGAAACTTGGTGCAGATCGTTTTATTCTGACTAAAAATGCCGATGCTTTCAAAGACAATGCTTTGTACTTTGATCTGATCATCAATACGGTTTCCTCCGCAGATCTTGAAATGGCAAATTACTTCAGCTTGCTGAAACTGGATGGCACCTTGGTGTCAGTCGGAGCTCCGGACAAACCGCTGTCTGTAAATGTCTTCCCGCTGATTCTGATGCGTCGAAGTTTTGCAGGATCTGCAATCGGTGGGATCAAAGAAACCCAAGAGATGCTCGATTTCTGCGGCAAACACAACATCACACCGGAAATTGAGCTGATTTCTCCGGAACAAGTGAATGTGGCTTATGAACGAGTGCTGAAAAGCGACGTGCGCTATCGATTCGTTCTGGATATGGGAAAAATCTAA
- a CDS encoding type 1 glutamine amidotransferase domain-containing protein translates to MKALATVLAVLGLSVGAQAKEAGKTMKKALIVVTNHNVKGSTGQQTGWYLSEVTHIYYPLVKAGYKVDFASPKGGVTTMDESSLDLKDPDNKKFVEDKKLMSQMQNTLAIGKINSKDYQLIHFAGGHGAMWDFTSSADMDKLTAAIYENGGIVSAVCHGPAALVNVKLSNGDYLVKGKDVSAFTDAEENEVGLSKVVPFMLESTLRERGATMHPVKNWNSQAVVSERLVTGQNPQSGHAVAKKLVELSKTLK, encoded by the coding sequence ATGAAAGCTCTGGCAACTGTTCTGGCTGTATTGGGACTGTCTGTAGGCGCCCAGGCCAAGGAAGCGGGTAAAACTATGAAAAAGGCACTGATTGTTGTGACAAACCATAACGTCAAAGGCAGCACAGGTCAGCAGACGGGCTGGTATCTGTCTGAAGTGACACATATCTATTATCCTCTGGTAAAGGCCGGCTATAAAGTCGACTTTGCCAGTCCCAAGGGTGGAGTCACAACGATGGATGAATCCAGTCTTGATTTGAAAGACCCGGACAACAAGAAATTCGTCGAAGATAAAAAGCTGATGTCACAAATGCAAAACACCTTGGCAATCGGCAAGATCAATTCCAAGGATTACCAGTTGATTCACTTTGCCGGTGGGCACGGGGCCATGTGGGACTTTACAAGCTCGGCTGACATGGACAAACTGACTGCGGCGATTTATGAAAACGGTGGCATTGTCTCTGCGGTCTGCCACGGCCCGGCGGCGTTGGTGAATGTGAAGCTTTCCAATGGGGACTATCTGGTAAAGGGTAAAGATGTCAGTGCCTTCACGGATGCGGAAGAAAATGAAGTAGGCCTTAGCAAAGTGGTGCCATTTATGCTGGAGTCCACATTGCGCGAGCGCGGAGCAACAATGCATCCGGTAAAAAACTGGAATTCACAGGCTGTGGTTTCAGAGCGATTGGTGACAGGTCAGAATCCCCAGTCAGGTCACGCGGTGGCAAAGAAACTGGTGGAATTATCCAAGACGTTAAAATAG